The bacterium genome contains a region encoding:
- a CDS encoding NADH-quinone oxidoreductase subunit C: MNDIAETPVLHVSRDQLIETVAGLVDEGYVSVLDVTAVDYLEHPGRHDLPPEVEPERFELVVTLISHAAPGRTRLRVQVPADDPVVPTLFDLFPGTEALEREVADMFGITFEGHPDPTRILMPPDWEGHPLRKDFAVGRIPVQFKATR; the protein is encoded by the coding sequence ATGAACGACATCGCCGAAACGCCGGTATTGCACGTTTCCCGCGACCAGCTCATCGAGACAGTGGCCGGGCTGGTCGACGAGGGCTATGTCTCAGTTCTGGACGTGACCGCGGTGGACTACTTGGAGCATCCCGGCCGCCACGATCTGCCCCCCGAGGTGGAACCGGAGCGCTTCGAGTTGGTGGTCACGCTCATCTCCCATGCCGCGCCGGGCCGCACGCGGTTGCGGGTTCAAGTGCCCGCTGATGATCCGGTGGTGCCCACCCTGTTCGACCTATTCCCCGGCACCGAGGCATTGGAGCGAGAGGTGGCCGACATGTTCGGCATCACCTTCGAGGGCCATCCCGATCCCACCCGCATCCTCATGCCCCCCGACTGGGAAGGCCACCCGCTGCGGAAGGACTTCGCGGTCGGTCGCATCCCCGTTCAATTCAAGGCGACGCGATGA
- a CDS encoding cytochrome c, producing the protein MHLLAASTQRNLGMAIAVVAIVGFAIYLIYNVLWAGRGEKGSEVELAPNRKPYLSDEELETSKLDLALVSGLVTLVIIGVALPLYWLGEPGRQQGYLEYSRDQFTSRGAGLFEESCSSCHGGGGLGGTTDHTVTDDNGNFVAAIKWEVPALTTTLYRFSEEEVRHILNYGRPPTPMQPWGAPGGGPLTTQQVDELIQYIQSIQISPEEVEGEVLAGLINQVRDDVLAVNPGLDSRQKEAEAAVVAAAGEETASEAAARQLATIEAEIRETSEQYIRNLPEVNGASAERGELLFNNGVYGCARCHTPRDSWRFTGPEEEPGAGPMVLIRGSDAEAAMVAQLGNLIPADIPGGGGFGPNLTNGATLRQFDSAEGHEGFVTIGSQEGVGYGNFGQGDGGGQMPAFGACVGDRDSGERSPIFGFCTLEDGSIRPGTLTAEQIADIVAYERGL; encoded by the coding sequence GGCTCAGAAGTAGAGCTGGCCCCCAACCGCAAGCCCTACCTGAGCGACGAGGAACTGGAGACCTCCAAGCTCGACCTTGCCCTGGTCAGCGGCCTGGTCACGTTGGTCATCATCGGGGTTGCTCTGCCGCTGTACTGGCTGGGTGAGCCCGGTCGTCAGCAGGGCTATTTGGAGTACTCAAGGGATCAATTCACCAGCCGGGGGGCCGGTCTGTTTGAAGAGTCGTGCTCCAGCTGCCACGGCGGTGGTGGCCTCGGCGGTACTACCGACCACACCGTCACCGACGACAACGGGAACTTCGTGGCCGCCATCAAGTGGGAGGTTCCCGCGCTGACCACCACGCTGTACCGCTTTTCCGAAGAAGAGGTGCGCCACATCCTCAACTACGGTCGCCCGCCCACCCCCATGCAGCCTTGGGGCGCTCCCGGCGGTGGTCCCCTCACCACCCAGCAGGTGGACGAGTTGATCCAGTACATCCAGAGCATCCAGATCTCCCCCGAAGAGGTGGAGGGCGAGGTGTTGGCGGGCCTCATCAACCAAGTGCGAGACGACGTTTTGGCGGTCAATCCCGGTCTGGATTCCAGGCAGAAAGAAGCCGAAGCTGCGGTGGTGGCCGCGGCAGGCGAAGAAACGGCGTCGGAGGCCGCCGCCCGCCAACTCGCCACGATCGAAGCAGAAATCCGCGAGACCAGCGAACAGTACATTCGCAATCTCCCGGAGGTAAATGGGGCATCGGCCGAGCGGGGCGAGCTGCTGTTCAACAACGGGGTTTATGGCTGCGCCCGGTGCCACACCCCGCGGGACTCGTGGCGGTTCACCGGACCCGAGGAAGAACCCGGCGCCGGTCCAATGGTATTGATCAGGGGGTCGGATGCCGAGGCCGCGATGGTGGCTCAGCTTGGGAATCTGATTCCTGCTGACATCCCCGGCGGCGGCGGGTTCGGGCCCAACCTCACCAACGGCGCCACCCTCCGGCAGTTCGACAGCGCCGAGGGCCACGAGGGCTTTGTCACCATCGGCTCGCAGGAGGGCGTGGGCTACGGCAACTTCGGCCAGGGCGACGGCGGGGGCCAAATGCCGGCCTTCGGCGCATGTGTGGGCGACCGGGACTCGGGTGAGCGCAGCCCCATATTCGGCTTCTGCACCCTGGAGGATGGCAGCATCCGACCAGGCACGCTGACTGCTGAGCAGATCGCCGACATCGTGGCCTATGAGCGGGGGTTGTGA
- a CDS encoding NADH-quinone oxidoreductase subunit B yields the protein MKLPLVGDPKAIADRGLEGVDHNFVTGKLEDLVKWSRARSCWPATFGLACCAIEMMATGGAHYDLARYGMEVFRASPRQADLMIVAGRVSQKMAPILRRIYDQMMEPKWVISMGVCASSGGMFNNYAIVQGVDQIVPVDVYAPGCPPGPETLMHAILTLHDKITSGEITRRRDETGAGANLTVAQQDGQSATGVAIRT from the coding sequence ATGAAGCTACCGCTCGTGGGTGATCCCAAGGCCATCGCTGACCGCGGGCTTGAGGGGGTCGATCACAACTTCGTTACCGGCAAGCTCGAAGACCTGGTCAAGTGGTCCCGGGCTCGGAGTTGCTGGCCGGCTACCTTCGGCCTGGCCTGCTGCGCCATCGAGATGATGGCCACCGGCGGCGCCCACTACGACTTGGCCCGCTACGGCATGGAGGTGTTCCGGGCTTCGCCCCGCCAAGCCGACCTGATGATCGTGGCCGGCCGGGTGTCCCAGAAGATGGCGCCAATCCTGCGCCGCATCTACGACCAGATGATGGAGCCCAAATGGGTGATCTCCATGGGGGTGTGCGCTTCCAGCGGGGGCATGTTCAACAACTACGCCATCGTGCAGGGGGTGGACCAGATCGTGCCGGTGGACGTTTACGCTCCTGGCTGCCCGCCCGGTCCGGAGACGCTGATGCACGCCATCTTGACCCTTCACGACAAGATCACCAGCGGCGAGATCACCCGCCGCCGAGACGAGACCGGGGCCGGGGCCAACCTCACCGTCGCCCAGCAGGACGGCCAGAGCGCAACCGGCGTGGCGATTCGTACATGA
- the ndhC gene encoding NADH-quinone oxidoreductase subunit A, whose product MTGQYLPILALGVLAVLFAALSFGASRLLAPRRQTKAKLAPYECGVEESTDAPERFGVRFFLIAMIFIVFDIEIIFLYPWAVSYRELGLFGLVAMGIFALAVFESFVYLIGNGALDWGPSRPMWRRDPQVSARRTSDTTIRRVGLDGRGAPEEAA is encoded by the coding sequence ATGACCGGCCAGTACCTGCCGATCCTCGCCCTCGGAGTCTTGGCCGTGCTGTTCGCCGCCCTGAGCTTCGGCGCCTCCCGGCTGCTGGCCCCCCGACGCCAGACCAAGGCCAAGCTGGCCCCCTATGAGTGTGGGGTGGAGGAAAGCACCGACGCCCCCGAGCGATTCGGGGTCCGGTTCTTCCTCATCGCCATGATCTTTATCGTCTTCGACATCGAGATCATCTTCTTGTACCCGTGGGCGGTGTCTTACCGGGAACTGGGGTTGTTCGGACTGGTGGCCATGGGGATTTTCGCCTTGGCGGTGTTCGAGTCGTTCGTCTACCTCATCGGCAACGGCGCCCTCGACTGGGGGCCGTCCCGGCCAATGTGGCGGCGTGACCCCCAGGTGTCCGCCCGCCGCACCAGCGACACCACAATCCGCCGGGTGGGCCTAGACGGACGAGGCGCCCCGGAGGAGGCGGCATGA